Proteins co-encoded in one Cupriavidus taiwanensis genomic window:
- a CDS encoding T6SS immunity protein Tli4 family protein, giving the protein MFDTSEQLPLEWAIPSETSEMGTFERLFQHFGNGTGKGHLEIESQELKTVFAVYGPQTLELRDEFLKYRETMNTAALSGLRRALELQKETEDMYRRRPELLEPEIKKHVAEERARLEKELADIKSGQYRKAIDLRRPDSAAFRANLKAAKPYLRGAIVVGKHIVAFQSMLRGFENYVEPTEAQWQVAENALRKLISQLQPRDLYEIPKDRGFCLPYAFLRDDGTYGNKISTSFRFADSPAVIYTLSVASIPGGGASETTILNATGRSATGILSQLPENTTVKQRLGPRPAKIGALTSEQGGIVVEAKRPGQPPREGYHVYTGYGGWAGSQILPTIEVTMESAARAAYPKLTTDAPPYEQARPRLDALLKSIRLRPTTPPMPELVGAQ; this is encoded by the coding sequence ATGTTCGACACGTCAGAGCAACTGCCGCTGGAATGGGCGATTCCATCCGAAACCAGTGAAATGGGGACGTTTGAACGATTGTTTCAACATTTTGGCAATGGCACTGGTAAAGGACACCTCGAAATTGAGTCTCAGGAACTGAAAACGGTATTCGCCGTGTATGGTCCTCAAACTCTTGAATTACGCGACGAGTTCCTGAAGTACAGGGAGACGATGAACACTGCGGCCCTCAGCGGGCTGAGGCGCGCCTTGGAGCTGCAGAAGGAAACGGAAGACATGTACAGGAGGCGACCGGAACTCCTTGAGCCGGAGATCAAGAAGCACGTAGCCGAAGAAAGAGCAAGACTTGAAAAAGAGCTTGCAGATATAAAATCTGGCCAGTATCGGAAGGCGATCGACTTGCGCCGCCCCGACAGTGCGGCGTTTCGCGCAAATCTCAAGGCCGCCAAACCGTACCTGAGGGGGGCAATTGTCGTGGGCAAACACATTGTAGCCTTCCAATCGATGTTGCGAGGTTTTGAGAACTATGTCGAGCCGACCGAAGCCCAATGGCAAGTCGCAGAGAACGCCCTGCGCAAACTGATCAGCCAACTCCAGCCTCGAGACCTCTACGAGATCCCCAAGGACCGAGGCTTCTGCCTACCCTATGCCTTCCTGCGCGACGACGGCACCTATGGCAACAAGATTTCCACCTCCTTCCGCTTTGCCGACAGCCCCGCAGTGATCTACACCCTCAGCGTTGCTTCGATTCCCGGCGGTGGGGCATCGGAAACCACGATCCTGAATGCAACAGGCCGCTCGGCGACAGGGATCCTGAGCCAACTGCCTGAGAACACAACGGTGAAACAACGTTTAGGTCCCCGTCCCGCCAAGATCGGTGCATTGACCTCGGAGCAGGGCGGCATCGTGGTGGAGGCCAAGCGTCCTGGCCAGCCGCCGCGCGAGGGCTATCACGTGTACACCGGATACGGCGGATGGGCGGGCTCTCAAATCTTGCCGACCATCGAGGTAACGATGGAGTCTGCAGCGCGCGCGGCCTACCCCAAACTGACGACGGACGCGCCACCGTATGAACAGGCCCGGCCGCGGCTTGATGCATTGCTCAAGAGCATTAGACTGCGGCCGACGACGCCGCCGATGCCGGAGTTGGTGGGCGCGCAATAG
- a CDS encoding NADH:flavin oxidoreductase/NADH oxidase yields MSHLFEPLAIGGLTLANRITIAPMCQYSAHDGNAGDWHMIHLGSLALSGAGMLIVEATAVSAKGRITPHDLGLYSDDNEAALGRVVNAMRAHSPIAIAIQLGHAGRKASSQAPWDGGQQIAPDAPGGWHTVAPSAVAHGAGEVAPVALDREGMDKVRDDFVAAARRAARLGLDGIEIHAAHGYLLHQYLSPLANHRDDEYGGSLENRMRFPIEVFDAVREAFPAQRPVWMRISATDWVPGGWDIDGTVALSKALKARGCAAIHVTTGGVSPQQAIKLGPGYQVPYAQRVKAEVGLPTIAVGLITEPEQAEAIIANQEADAVSLARAMLYDPRWPWHAAARLGASVQAPKQYWRSQPRELKDLFAGAAFGQR; encoded by the coding sequence ATGAGCCATCTGTTCGAGCCGCTCGCCATCGGCGGCCTCACCCTTGCCAACCGCATCACCATCGCGCCGATGTGCCAGTATTCCGCGCACGACGGCAATGCGGGCGACTGGCACATGATCCACCTGGGTTCGCTGGCGCTGTCGGGCGCGGGCATGCTGATTGTCGAGGCCACCGCGGTGTCGGCGAAAGGGCGGATCACGCCGCATGACCTGGGCTTGTATTCGGATGACAACGAAGCGGCGCTGGGCCGCGTGGTGAACGCGATGCGCGCGCATTCGCCGATCGCCATCGCGATCCAGTTGGGGCACGCCGGCCGCAAGGCATCGAGCCAGGCGCCGTGGGATGGCGGCCAGCAGATCGCCCCGGATGCACCCGGTGGCTGGCACACGGTGGCACCTTCAGCGGTGGCCCACGGCGCTGGGGAAGTCGCGCCCGTGGCGCTGGATCGCGAAGGCATGGACAAGGTGCGTGATGACTTCGTCGCCGCGGCAAGGCGCGCGGCGCGGCTTGGGCTGGATGGCATCGAGATCCACGCCGCGCATGGCTATCTGCTGCATCAGTACCTGTCGCCGCTGGCCAACCACCGGGACGACGAATACGGCGGCAGCTTGGAGAACCGCATGCGCTTTCCCATCGAAGTGTTCGACGCGGTGCGCGAGGCGTTTCCGGCGCAGCGGCCGGTGTGGATGCGCATCTCGGCGACCGACTGGGTGCCGGGAGGATGGGATATCGATGGCACAGTAGCCTTGTCGAAGGCGCTGAAGGCGCGCGGTTGCGCGGCGATCCACGTGACCACCGGTGGGGTCTCGCCGCAGCAGGCGATCAAGCTCGGGCCCGGATACCAGGTGCCCTACGCGCAGCGGGTGAAGGCTGAGGTGGGCCTGCCGACGATTGCAGTAGGCCTGATCACCGAGCCGGAACAGGCCGAAGCCATCATCGCCAACCAGGAGGCCGACGCGGTGTCGCTGGCCCGTGCCATGCTATATGACCCGCGCTGGCCCTGGCATGCCGCAGCGCGGCTGGGTGCGAGCGTGCAGGCGCCAAAGCAATACTGGCGTTCGCAGCCGCGCGAACTGAAGGACCTGTTCGCCGGTGCGGCGTTTGGCCAGCGCTAG
- a CDS encoding VOC family protein: MKPRITLITLGVDDLQRAVRFYRDGLGLPTAGIVGEQFEHGAVAFFDLQAGLKLALWPRASLAHDAGLQVTSRALTDFSLAHNVADKGEVDAVMAQALAAGASVVKPAQDTFWGGYAGYFHDPDGHLWEIAWNPEMLSAD; encoded by the coding sequence ATGAAACCGAGAATTACGCTGATCACGCTGGGTGTCGATGACTTGCAGCGTGCAGTGCGCTTCTATCGCGACGGCCTTGGCTTGCCTACCGCGGGCATTGTCGGCGAACAGTTCGAGCACGGCGCGGTGGCGTTCTTTGACCTGCAGGCGGGTCTCAAGCTGGCGCTATGGCCACGCGCCAGCCTCGCGCATGACGCCGGACTGCAGGTAACGTCGCGCGCGCTGACCGATTTCTCGCTGGCCCATAACGTCGCCGACAAGGGCGAGGTGGATGCGGTGATGGCCCAGGCACTGGCCGCCGGCGCCAGCGTGGTCAAGCCGGCACAGGACACCTTCTGGGGCGGATACGCCGGCTACTTCCACGATCCGGACGGGCATCTGTGGGAAATCGCCTGGAACCCCGAGATGCTGTCGGCCGATTAA
- a CDS encoding ATP-binding response regulator, producing the protein MTTETTGPAAPARRPLRWLPRYDEPRLLAAQMNLIDQSFGCAMAGCSLAAIILAAGLTLNGDRPGALPWAGAMVLVCAVAYFGRLRLPERLTEAGATRYAHGMTAMLVLIGALWGLVAWLYLDVRMPAVVICILSLIAGMSAAALAVFSACLPVAIGFFVPAIVPVWIAFLATGDIEYLPMFLGTPLYLFVLLVFARNYARVARQSIALRFENVELISQLREQTARAEAAQHAAEEASRAKSVFLASASHDLRQPLHAMGLFLVSLGRTWLDERQRQLLAHIEASSGAAREMLNSLLDFSKLEAGVITPRARAFRLQPLLHKLENEFAPQAEARGLVYRTRDTTVTLHGDPTLAELVLRNLIANAIRYTQRGGVLVACRKRGARATIEVWDTGIGIPAAQHRAIFREFHQLGNPERDQRKGLGLGLAIVEGLARTMQTRVTLVSSPARGSVFRFDMPQAWESPEESPSPPAARALDGLRVLVIDDDEAIRSAMSELLSAWRCECRTVESEEQALAALAEFTPRLVLADYRLRGHHTGQQALDAIRQRLGRHVPAIIITGDTAADRLRTAHASGTALLHKPVVPQELQAAIGTLLREFPAQVKPAGNRQAAAK; encoded by the coding sequence ATGACGACGGAGACCACCGGCCCGGCCGCCCCTGCGCGCAGGCCGCTGCGCTGGCTGCCCCGCTACGATGAGCCGCGCCTGCTTGCCGCGCAGATGAACCTGATCGACCAGAGTTTCGGCTGCGCGATGGCGGGCTGTTCGCTGGCTGCCATCATCCTGGCCGCAGGCCTGACCCTGAACGGTGACCGCCCCGGCGCACTGCCCTGGGCGGGCGCGATGGTACTGGTTTGCGCCGTGGCGTACTTTGGACGGCTGCGGTTGCCGGAGCGGCTGACCGAAGCCGGCGCCACCCGCTATGCGCACGGCATGACCGCCATGCTGGTGCTGATCGGCGCGCTGTGGGGACTGGTGGCCTGGCTCTACCTGGACGTGCGCATGCCGGCGGTAGTGATCTGCATCCTGTCGCTGATTGCCGGCATGAGCGCTGCCGCCCTCGCGGTATTCTCCGCATGCCTGCCGGTGGCCATCGGCTTCTTCGTGCCGGCGATCGTACCGGTATGGATTGCCTTCCTGGCCACCGGCGATATCGAATACCTGCCGATGTTCCTCGGCACGCCGCTGTACCTGTTCGTGCTGCTGGTGTTCGCGCGCAACTATGCGCGCGTGGCGCGGCAATCGATCGCCCTGCGCTTCGAGAACGTGGAACTGATCTCGCAGCTGCGCGAACAGACCGCGCGCGCCGAGGCCGCCCAGCACGCGGCCGAAGAAGCCAGCCGCGCCAAGTCGGTGTTCCTGGCCTCCGCCAGCCATGACCTGCGGCAGCCGCTGCACGCGATGGGGCTATTCCTGGTATCGCTGGGCCGCACCTGGCTGGATGAACGCCAGCGCCAGTTGCTGGCGCATATCGAAGCCTCTTCCGGCGCCGCGCGCGAGATGCTGAACTCGCTGCTGGACTTCTCCAAGCTCGAGGCCGGCGTGATCACGCCGCGCGCGCGTGCGTTCCGCCTGCAGCCGCTGCTGCACAAGCTGGAGAACGAATTCGCGCCGCAGGCCGAGGCGCGCGGGCTGGTGTACCGCACGCGGGATACCACCGTCACGCTGCATGGCGATCCCACCCTGGCCGAGCTGGTGCTGCGCAACCTGATTGCCAATGCCATCCGCTATACGCAACGCGGCGGCGTGCTGGTGGCCTGCCGCAAGCGTGGCGCGCGCGCGACGATCGAAGTCTGGGACACCGGCATCGGCATCCCCGCCGCCCAGCACCGCGCCATCTTTCGGGAATTCCACCAACTCGGCAATCCAGAGCGAGACCAGCGCAAAGGACTCGGGCTGGGCCTGGCCATTGTCGAGGGCCTGGCGCGCACCATGCAGACGCGCGTGACGCTCGTGTCCAGCCCCGCGCGGGGCTCCGTGTTCCGCTTCGACATGCCGCAGGCCTGGGAGTCGCCCGAAGAGAGCCCGTCCCCGCCGGCGGCGCGCGCACTCGACGGGCTGCGCGTGCTGGTGATCGATGATGACGAGGCCATCCGCAGCGCGATGTCCGAACTGCTGTCGGCCTGGCGCTGCGAGTGCCGCACGGTCGAATCCGAAGAACAGGCACTGGCAGCGCTGGCGGAATTCACGCCCAGGCTGGTGCTCGCGGATTACCGGCTGCGCGGCCACCATACCGGCCAGCAGGCACTGGACGCGATCCGGCAGCGGCTGGGCCGCCATGTGCCGGCCATCATCATCACGGGGGATACTGCGGCGGACCGCCTGCGCACCGCACATGCGAGCGGCACCGCATTGCTGCACAAGCCGGTGGTGCCGCAGGAACTGCAGGCGGCCATCGGCACCCTGCTGCGGGAATTCCCGGCGCAGGTCAAACCCGCTGGGAACCGCCAGGCGGCGGCCAAGTGA
- a CDS encoding response regulator transcription factor, with product MPHARLLLIDDHTLFRTGLRLVLADSPSVAHIIEAGSVMQAVQDHGGTAVDIVLLDIQMPGLNGIEGVKVLRRHFGAARILIVSGTSGLEIIPAEVRREIAGFLPKSADAHEIEEAIACCLAGGTYFSGEAKAVASPQAPYAASTLTPRQLEVLHQLTLGRSNKVIAYHMGLSENTVRVHVAAILDHLGVVSRVEAILEAQRRGLVQAVR from the coding sequence ATGCCCCACGCCCGCCTGCTGCTGATCGACGACCACACCCTGTTCCGCACCGGCCTGCGCCTGGTGCTCGCCGACAGCCCGAGCGTGGCCCATATCATCGAGGCCGGCTCGGTCATGCAGGCGGTGCAGGACCACGGCGGCACGGCGGTCGACATCGTGCTGCTCGACATCCAGATGCCGGGCCTGAACGGCATCGAGGGCGTCAAGGTGTTGCGCCGGCACTTTGGGGCGGCGCGCATCCTGATCGTGTCGGGCACGTCGGGCCTCGAAATCATCCCGGCCGAGGTGCGGCGCGAGATCGCGGGTTTCCTGCCCAAGTCCGCCGACGCGCACGAGATCGAGGAAGCCATCGCGTGCTGCCTGGCCGGCGGCACGTATTTTTCCGGCGAGGCCAAGGCCGTGGCGTCGCCCCAGGCGCCCTACGCTGCCAGCACGCTCACACCGCGCCAGCTCGAGGTGCTGCATCAGCTGACCCTGGGCCGCTCGAACAAGGTCATTGCTTACCATATGGGCCTGTCGGAGAACACCGTGCGCGTCCATGTCGCGGCCATCCTGGATCACCTCGGCGTGGTCAGCCGCGTCGAAGCCATCCTGGAGGCACAGCGGCGCGGCCTGGTGCAGGCGGTGCGATGA
- a CDS encoding AraC family transcriptional regulator: protein MPLVSRHHVRFARLRFPFAVHVQALHGTASLRDANARREVRPGDPFVVHAFAHFDCDLPGTWQQPCAIVLTAVPDSDCPRLAGKPAERPWSRQFAGLVFSRPETDWNAERLAAQWQVPARLVRARLFAEGEALHPLLREQRAALALHALASASGLVPPLDELAAHAGLRSASALARGWHDWFGIDAERLVEDCRADDRAPASRPMWPGLAQAAA, encoded by the coding sequence ATGCCGCTTGTCAGCCGTCACCACGTCCGCTTTGCCCGCCTGCGCTTTCCCTTTGCCGTCCATGTGCAAGCCCTGCACGGCACGGCCAGCCTGCGCGACGCCAATGCGCGGCGCGAAGTGCGCCCGGGCGACCCGTTCGTGGTGCACGCCTTCGCCCACTTCGACTGCGACCTGCCCGGTACCTGGCAGCAACCCTGCGCCATCGTCCTGACTGCGGTACCCGACAGCGACTGCCCGCGCCTGGCCGGCAAGCCCGCCGAGCGCCCGTGGTCGCGCCAGTTTGCCGGCCTGGTCTTTTCCCGCCCCGAAACCGACTGGAACGCCGAGCGCCTGGCCGCGCAATGGCAAGTGCCGGCACGCCTGGTGCGCGCGCGGCTCTTTGCCGAGGGCGAAGCGCTGCATCCGCTGCTGCGCGAACAACGTGCCGCCTTGGCACTGCATGCACTCGCCAGCGCCAGCGGCCTGGTGCCCCCGCTGGACGAGTTGGCCGCACATGCGGGCCTGCGATCCGCCAGCGCGCTGGCACGCGGCTGGCACGACTGGTTCGGCATCGATGCCGAACGGCTGGTCGAGGATTGCCGCGCCGATGACCGGGCGCCCGCATCACGGCCGATGTGGCCGGGGTTGGCCCAGGCGGCAGCCTGA
- a CDS encoding Crp/Fnr family transcriptional regulator, translating into MSEPADPSSLAAPAPAAILASHAWFGELAPAHQALAARETLLQSFAAGSFIARRGEPSRHWIGVDSGLIKLAVYTPDGRGCTFSGVPAGGWCGEGSVIKREARRYDVIAIRDSQVLLVPEPVFNTLLAQSLPFASFVVRQLNERMGQFIATVQNDRLLGADARVAQAIAQLFHPDLYPRTSPVLELSQEEIGLLTGLSRQRVNQALRRLADAGMVHLSYQSIRVTDLPRLRHFGMSEL; encoded by the coding sequence ATGAGCGAACCCGCAGACCCCTCTTCCCTTGCCGCCCCGGCACCCGCCGCGATCCTTGCCAGCCATGCATGGTTCGGCGAACTCGCCCCGGCGCACCAGGCCCTGGCCGCGCGCGAAACCCTGCTGCAGTCGTTTGCCGCGGGCAGCTTCATCGCCCGGCGCGGCGAGCCCTCGCGCCACTGGATCGGCGTCGACAGCGGCCTGATCAAGCTGGCGGTGTACACGCCCGACGGCCGCGGCTGCACCTTCTCGGGCGTGCCCGCCGGCGGCTGGTGCGGCGAAGGCAGCGTGATCAAGCGCGAAGCCCGCCGCTATGACGTGATCGCGATCCGCGACTCGCAGGTGTTGCTGGTGCCCGAGCCAGTCTTCAACACACTGCTGGCGCAGAGCCTGCCCTTCGCCAGCTTTGTCGTGCGCCAGCTCAACGAGCGCATGGGCCAGTTCATCGCCACCGTGCAGAACGATCGCCTGCTCGGTGCCGACGCGCGCGTGGCGCAAGCCATCGCGCAGCTGTTCCATCCGGACCTGTATCCGCGCACCAGCCCGGTCCTGGAGCTGTCGCAGGAAGAAATCGGCCTGCTCACCGGACTGTCGCGCCAGCGCGTCAACCAGGCGCTGCGCCGGCTCGCCGATGCGGGCATGGTGCACTTGTCGTATCAGAGCATCCGCGTGACCGACCTGCCACGGCTGCGCCACTTCGGGATGTCAGAGCTGTAA
- a CDS encoding acyl-CoA synthetase yields MPTDFDSGLARNAANFVPLTPIDFLVRAAEVYGDRLAIVHGSLRQNWRDTYARARRLASALARAGIGRGDTVAALLPNTPAMVEAHFGVPMAGAVLNALNIRLDAANLLFMLRHGEARVLLADTEFADVARQMALELPGLKVIAVHDALGPQADPFGDTDYEAFLAGGDPAYAWQLPADEWDAIALNYTSGTTGDPKGVVYHHRGAAINAVSNILEWDLPKHPVYLWTLPMFHCNGWCFPWTVAARAGVNVCLRKFEPRLVFDLMRAEGVTHYCAAPIVHTALVNAPAAWREGVRGPVRGMVAGAPPPAAVLAQMEAMGFELTHVYGLTEVYGPAAVCAEQDDWSTLSGQDRAVKKARQGVRYHLQSQVAVLDPDSMQPVPPDGETIGEIMFRGNICMKGYLKNEKATRAAFAGGWFHTGDLGVCMPDGYIKIKDRSKDIIISGGENISSVEVEDALYRHPAVLAAAVVAQPDAKWGETPCAFVELKDGASVSAEELIAHCRTLLAGFKVPKAVYFGPLPKTSTGKIQKFELRRKVKSDSAIDV; encoded by the coding sequence ATGCCAACCGATTTCGACAGCGGCCTCGCCCGCAACGCGGCCAATTTCGTGCCGCTGACACCCATTGATTTCCTGGTCCGCGCCGCCGAGGTGTATGGCGATCGGCTGGCCATCGTGCATGGCTCGCTGCGCCAGAACTGGCGCGACACCTATGCGCGCGCGCGGCGCCTGGCCAGCGCGCTGGCACGCGCCGGCATCGGCAGGGGCGATACCGTGGCTGCGCTGCTGCCCAATACCCCCGCCATGGTGGAAGCGCATTTCGGCGTGCCGATGGCCGGTGCCGTGCTCAACGCGCTGAATATCCGCCTCGACGCCGCCAACCTGCTCTTCATGCTGCGCCATGGCGAAGCGCGCGTGCTGCTGGCCGACACCGAGTTCGCCGATGTGGCGCGGCAGATGGCGCTGGAATTGCCGGGCCTGAAGGTGATTGCCGTGCACGACGCGCTGGGCCCGCAGGCAGACCCGTTCGGCGACACCGACTACGAAGCCTTCCTCGCCGGCGGCGACCCGGCATACGCCTGGCAATTGCCCGCCGACGAATGGGATGCGATCGCGCTGAACTACACCTCGGGCACCACCGGCGATCCCAAGGGCGTGGTCTACCATCACCGCGGCGCGGCCATCAATGCGGTCTCCAATATCCTCGAATGGGACCTGCCCAAGCACCCGGTCTACCTGTGGACGCTGCCGATGTTCCACTGCAACGGCTGGTGTTTCCCGTGGACGGTGGCGGCGCGCGCGGGCGTCAACGTGTGCCTGCGCAAGTTCGAGCCCAGGCTGGTGTTCGACCTGATGCGCGCAGAGGGCGTGACCCACTACTGCGCCGCGCCGATCGTGCATACCGCGCTGGTCAATGCCCCCGCCGCGTGGCGCGAGGGCGTGCGCGGCCCGGTGCGCGGCATGGTGGCCGGCGCGCCGCCGCCGGCCGCGGTGCTGGCCCAGATGGAGGCGATGGGCTTCGAGCTGACCCATGTCTACGGCCTGACCGAGGTCTACGGCCCGGCCGCGGTGTGCGCCGAGCAGGACGACTGGAGCACGCTGTCCGGGCAGGACCGCGCGGTCAAGAAGGCGCGCCAGGGCGTGCGCTACCACCTGCAGTCGCAGGTGGCGGTGCTCGATCCCGATTCCATGCAGCCGGTGCCCCCCGATGGCGAGACCATCGGCGAGATCATGTTCCGCGGCAACATCTGCATGAAGGGCTACCTGAAGAACGAGAAGGCCACGCGCGCAGCCTTCGCCGGCGGCTGGTTCCATACCGGCGACCTGGGCGTCTGCATGCCCGACGGCTACATCAAGATCAAGGACCGCAGCAAGGACATCATCATTTCCGGCGGCGAGAATATCTCGAGCGTGGAAGTGGAAGATGCGCTCTACCGGCATCCGGCGGTGCTGGCCGCCGCGGTGGTGGCCCAGCCCGATGCCAAGTGGGGCGAGACGCCGTGCGCCTTTGTCGAACTGAAGGACGGGGCCAGCGTCAGCGCGGAAGAACTGATCGCGCATTGCCGCACGTTGCTGGCGGGCTTCAAGGTACCCAAGGCGGTCTATTTCGGGCCCTTGCCGAAGACCTCCACCGGCAAGATCCAGAAATTCGAACTGCGCCGCAAGGTGAAGTCGGACTCAGCGATCGACGTCTGA
- a CDS encoding AGE family epimerase/isomerase — protein sequence MPLSPEFNQRIAALTAHYDAVVLPLWTASGWNPDLLLPFEALDGGSAAPLPPARYRAMACARQLYVFSLAGQQTHADTLFGSLQAYFGNGEGAWIYSVDPAGAPLDSTRDLYTHAFVIFACAAYYARFGNEDALEVLDETVDIVEDRFADGLGLYHAALTGHFRPKGAGVLQNPVMHLTEAYLAALDATGDEWYAERLREIAMAVHERFVDPASGCVAELPQGSADNRIEPGHQFEWFSLVAGRPALFGDLPLSDALRRAFAFAQRHGVAAGTLGVCAALDADGARIDGTERIWAQTEFARALAVEGSAQSLATLAGWAGQFRSRFLSAQGWHECVAPTGDVVRAEMPSTSPYHLATSYQALAAVAGLQWPATAA from the coding sequence ATGCCTCTCTCGCCCGAGTTCAACCAACGGATCGCCGCCCTGACGGCGCATTACGATGCCGTCGTGCTGCCGCTGTGGACCGCCTCCGGCTGGAATCCCGACCTGTTGCTGCCCTTTGAAGCGCTCGACGGCGGCAGCGCCGCGCCGCTGCCGCCGGCGCGCTATCGCGCCATGGCGTGCGCGCGCCAGCTGTACGTGTTTTCGCTGGCGGGGCAGCAGACGCATGCCGATACGCTGTTCGGCTCGCTGCAGGCCTACTTCGGCAATGGCGAAGGCGCGTGGATCTACAGCGTCGACCCGGCCGGTGCGCCGCTCGACAGCACCCGCGACCTCTACACCCATGCCTTCGTGATCTTCGCCTGCGCCGCGTATTACGCGCGCTTCGGCAACGAGGATGCGCTGGAGGTGCTCGATGAAACCGTCGATATTGTCGAAGACCGCTTCGCCGACGGACTGGGCCTGTACCACGCCGCGCTGACCGGGCATTTCAGGCCCAAGGGTGCGGGCGTGCTGCAGAACCCGGTCATGCACCTGACCGAGGCCTACCTGGCCGCGCTCGACGCCACCGGTGACGAGTGGTATGCGGAACGCCTGCGCGAGATCGCGATGGCCGTGCACGAGCGCTTCGTCGATCCCGCCAGCGGCTGCGTGGCGGAGCTGCCGCAAGGCAGCGCGGACAACCGTATCGAACCGGGCCACCAGTTCGAATGGTTTTCGCTGGTGGCCGGCAGGCCGGCGCTGTTCGGCGATCTGCCGCTATCGGATGCCCTGCGCCGCGCGTTCGCGTTCGCGCAGCGGCACGGCGTCGCCGCCGGCACGCTGGGTGTCTGCGCGGCGCTGGATGCGGACGGCGCACGGATCGACGGCACCGAACGCATCTGGGCGCAGACCGAGTTTGCGCGCGCGCTGGCGGTGGAGGGATCGGCGCAGTCGCTGGCCACGCTGGCCGGCTGGGCCGGGCAATTCCGCAGCCGTTTCCTGTCTGCGCAAGGCTGGCATGAATGCGTGGCGCCGACCGGCGACGTGGTGCGCGCGGAGATGCCCTCGACCTCGCCCTATCACCTGGCGACCTCATACCAGGCGCTGGCCGCCGTTGCAGGGCTGCAATGGCCCGCAACGGCCGCATGA
- a CDS encoding alpha/beta hydrolase: MSELLPAIEIETAPNPGCAVIWMHGLGADGSDFAPVVPELRLPAAPGVRFIFPHAPAIPVTCNGGYVMPAWYDIVSLDQAGRRADETGIRASCEAIRALIARENARGIPSGRIVLAGFSQGGAIAYTAGLTHAEPLAGIVALSTYLPAPSTLAAEASAANASTPVFAAHGTQDEVVPLALGVAARDFVQARPNPVTWHTYPMGHAVCLEEIAEIGAWLAARFAQAGAAPA, translated from the coding sequence ATGAGCGAACTGCTGCCCGCGATCGAAATCGAAACCGCGCCCAATCCCGGCTGCGCCGTCATCTGGATGCACGGCCTGGGCGCCGATGGCAGTGACTTCGCCCCGGTGGTGCCGGAGTTGCGGCTGCCGGCCGCGCCCGGCGTGCGCTTCATCTTTCCGCACGCTCCGGCGATACCAGTGACCTGCAATGGTGGCTATGTCATGCCGGCCTGGTATGACATCGTTTCCCTCGACCAGGCAGGCCGCCGCGCCGACGAGACCGGCATCCGCGCATCCTGCGAGGCTATTCGCGCCCTGATCGCACGAGAAAATGCACGCGGCATCCCGAGCGGCCGCATCGTGCTGGCAGGCTTCTCGCAAGGCGGCGCCATCGCCTACACCGCGGGACTGACCCATGCGGAGCCGCTGGCCGGCATCGTTGCACTATCGACCTACCTGCCCGCACCGTCGACGCTGGCGGCCGAAGCCAGCGCCGCCAACGCCAGCACCCCGGTATTCGCCGCGCACGGCACGCAGGATGAAGTCGTGCCGCTTGCGCTCGGCGTGGCGGCACGCGATTTCGTGCAGGCGCGGCCAAATCCGGTGACATGGCACACCTATCCGATGGGCCATGCGGTGTGCCTGGAAGAGATTGCCGAGATCGGCGCCTGGCTGGCTGCGCGCTTTGCGCAGGCCGGCGCCGCGCCGGCCTGA